TATACAGGCGATTACAAGCTGCAGCCCGATGCTACCTGCGAACCTTTACAATTTGTAAAAGCCGATGTGCTGATAACCGAAAGCACCTTTGCCGACCCCAGCACCCAACACCCCGACCCGGTAGAAGAAATAAAAAAGCTGAACAACATTAACATCAATATACTGTTGGGCGCCTACAGCTTGGGTAAAAGCCAGCGATTGATACGCATGATAAACGACCATGCCCCGCAAAAAAAGATACTGGTACATCATCGCATTATGCCTATAAATGCTATTTACCAAAAAATGGGTTTTGAATTGGGCAACCACCAGATATATGGGCGCAAACTGATGAAAACGCAGGAAGAGTGGGTGTATATAGTGCCGCCCTTTACATTCGATAGTTATATCAGGGCAACAGGGGTAAAGCGCCTGTTTGCATCGGGCTGGAAGAACTTACAAGTGAATAAGCAGGATACGCTATTTATATCTGACCACGCAGACTGGAACGATATTATTAAAACTATTGAACAAACCCAGCCTCAACAACTATGGACCCTGCATGGCGACGGCACCCATTTAAAACACCATTTTAAAAACAATATTTTTGTGAAATTGCTTAATTAATGCTGCAACCAAACATTGATTACTATATAAACGAAGATGGTAACCTTGTATTTACCAGGGAGTACCATTTAAAAAGGGGCTATTGCTGTAAAAATAAATGCCTGCATTGCCCATGGAACTTTGGTAAACAGCAGCAAGTAAAACAAACAAAAGATAAATAGTTATATTTGTACCACTAATTTTAAAATGGGTATAGAAGAAGACATAAAAAGCACCAAGTTTGAGGATAATTACCATAAAGCAATTATCAACCTTAACTACACCTATGGTTGGTTAAGCAACTACGTGCGTCCTGTTTTTGAAGGCTATAACCTTACCCAGCAGCAATTTAACATACTGCGTATATTACGCGGCCAATACCCCAAACCTGCTACTGTAAACTTGCTAAAAGAACGCATGATAGACAAAATGTCGGATGCATCGCGTATTGTTGACCGTTTGGTGCAAAAGGGCCTGGTATCGCGCTGTACTAACTCTAACGACCGCCGCGCGGTTGATATCCGCATTAGCGAGGAAGGCCTGGCAATATTATCTAAAATGGACACATCCTTTAAAGCCAAGGACCTGTTTAAAGACAACCTTACCGACGAAGAAGCCGCGCAACTAAGCAACCTGCTCGATAAAATGAGGGGATAGATATTAAGCTTAAATCTTGAGGGTAAAGTTCTAAGTCTTAGATAAATTAAGTCTTTACTTTATTAAGCCACAAAATCAGGCTGCAGCTTTTTAAATCCTACTGCAAACAACCAACCAGCCAAGCTGCCGTATATAGCCCCACCGGTAACATCTACCGGGAAATGTACACCTACATACACTTGCGCAAAGCAAATAAGCGCGGCCCAAAACAGGGTGGCAGGCAATACCCATTTCCATCGTTTAAAAAACAGGCAGCTTAAAAATACAGCTATGGCAAAATGGTCGGT
This portion of the Inquilinus sp. KBS0705 genome encodes:
- a CDS encoding exonuclease → MIIDDFVAFNSNGLYCKYGDFYLDPKEPVTNAVISHAHADHAISGNTNVYATAATFAFMQLRYGNSAAKISYGIAYNTQFSIGDVQLTLIPAGHMPGSAQVLMEYSGTRYLYTGDYKLQPDATCEPLQFVKADVLITESTFADPSTQHPDPVEEIKKLNNININILLGAYSLGKSQRLIRMINDHAPQKKILVHHRIMPINAIYQKMGFELGNHQIYGRKLMKTQEEWVYIVPPFTFDSYIRATGVKRLFASGWKNLQVNKQDTLFISDHADWNDIIKTIEQTQPQQLWTLHGDGTHLKHHFKNNIFVKLLN
- a CDS encoding MarR family transcriptional regulator, translating into MGIEEDIKSTKFEDNYHKAIINLNYTYGWLSNYVRPVFEGYNLTQQQFNILRILRGQYPKPATVNLLKERMIDKMSDASRIVDRLVQKGLVSRCTNSNDRRAVDIRISEEGLAILSKMDTSFKAKDLFKDNLTDEEAAQLSNLLDKMRG